The window TGCCagcaccatcgtcggcacGCAGCAGCCACGTCTTGGCACCGGGCGTGAGCCATTCCCAAATCTCCTGCAGCCTCCCCTCGTTGTGCCTTGGCTCCTCGCACCGCATCTGCGGGTGCAGGCAGCGCAGGCAGACGCCCCCGCTCAACTCCTTCTCGCGGAACTCCTCGGCGCGGTGCCACATGAGGCCCTTGTGCCAGGGCCGCCAGACGCCGTTAGCCCGGACGCCGTGCGGGTAGGTCCAgtcgatgtcggcggcggaccgGCCGGTGCGGTTCTTGACGACGCTCGCAGGGATCTCTTCGGCGCGCCGGATGGCCTCGTTGATGGACATGTAGCGCATCCCACGCGACATGACGTCGCGGTCGATGCCGCGgatgacggcgttgacgacctcggccggcggtACGCGGTAGGAGCTCGGGCGCCACCATCGTCGTTTGGGGCGGGAGCAACGGCAGGGCGCCGGATTGATGATGGGCTGCATCAGCGAGGTGTAGAGGGAGACGCGGAGCTCGTTCCGTCTCTCTTCCAGGGCGACTTGCGTGTGTGTCAGCGGGGAGGTGCGTCCTCCAACGGGGATATGAATATctgggaaggggaaagggaggggggttaaGAAGACAACTCACGAGCGACTCGCAAGGCGATGTTCTCGTCCAAGCTCTGCCGACCTTCCGCCAACGGCCGGAAGCTTCCGGAGACCTCGGCCAGCAACCTTCTCGACCCGGTCTCGAATCCCTTTTCGTGTTTAAGCCAGTAggccgcgacgaggagatcCCGCCTCTTGGGGCAGATGTGGCCCCACCGCGCGATGtcct is drawn from Colletotrichum destructivum chromosome 6, complete sequence and contains these coding sequences:
- a CDS encoding Putative BTB/POZ domain-containing protein; protein product: MMSSDGTLGDEREAESITPIQEKMSGSISSGSTKSLSSLYRVALADQRAKLQEPDAPPDKIRPPIAPQGNLILVVGPSQVEIRVHALILSNASPVFASMLERARYGEGVALQHATPSDPARIPLPDDDPAAMETVCRIVHGRVLDAAGSSPSVLDAAPAHVLAVAVLADKYDCAPALALAAEHWLRPETMEDIARWGHICPKRRDLLVAAYWLKHEKGFETGSRRLLAEVSGSFRPLAEGRQSLDENIALRVALALEERRNELRVSLYTSLMQPIINPAPCRCSRPKRRWWRPSSYRVPPAEVVNAVIRGIDRDVMSRGMRYMSINEAIRRAEEIPASVVKNRTGRSAADIDWTYPHGVRANGVWRPWHKGLMWHRAEEFREKELSGGVCLRCLHPQMRCEEPRHNEGRLQEIWEWLTPGAKTWLLRADDGAGNLPEW